In Allomuricauda ruestringensis DSM 13258, the following proteins share a genomic window:
- a CDS encoding glycosyltransferase family 2 protein, producing the protein MQISIVIPLLNEQESLKELHDWIVQVMQSNHFSYEIIFIDDGSTDGSWKTILELSKTDPNIKGIRFLKNFGKSQALHAGFKTAEGEVVVTMDADLQDNPEEIPEMYRMVTQEGHHVVSGWKKKRYDSVITKNIPSKLFNWAARKTSGVKLHDFNCGLKAFNQKVVKTIEVSGEMHRYIPVLAKNAGFSDITEKVVQHQARKYGSTKFGAERFINGFLDLITIWFVSKFGRRPMHLFGAWGVLMFIVGLGFALYLGIDKLFLNPTGRLITQKPQFYIALTAMIIGTQLFLAGFIGEIMVRSRKNDTRYNISDKINL; encoded by the coding sequence ATGCAGATTTCCATTGTAATTCCTTTACTTAACGAACAAGAATCGTTAAAAGAACTACATGATTGGATTGTACAAGTGATGCAATCCAATCATTTTTCTTATGAAATTATCTTTATTGATGATGGCAGTACCGACGGCTCTTGGAAAACCATTTTGGAGCTTTCCAAAACCGACCCAAATATAAAAGGCATTCGGTTCCTAAAGAATTTTGGGAAATCCCAAGCCTTGCACGCAGGCTTTAAAACTGCCGAAGGAGAGGTTGTGGTCACCATGGATGCCGACCTTCAGGACAATCCAGAAGAAATCCCCGAAATGTACCGGATGGTTACCCAAGAAGGGCATCATGTGGTCTCGGGCTGGAAAAAGAAGCGGTATGATTCCGTTATTACCAAAAACATTCCCTCTAAACTGTTCAATTGGGCGGCACGGAAAACTTCTGGCGTAAAATTGCACGATTTTAATTGCGGGCTCAAAGCCTTCAACCAAAAAGTGGTAAAAACCATCGAGGTATCTGGCGAAATGCATCGATATATCCCTGTTTTGGCCAAAAACGCAGGTTTTTCCGATATTACGGAAAAAGTGGTGCAGCACCAAGCCAGAAAATATGGCTCCACTAAATTTGGAGCGGAACGATTTATAAATGGCTTCTTGGATTTGATCACCATTTGGTTTGTTTCCAAATTTGGCCGAAGACCCATGCACCTTTTCGGCGCTTGGGGCGTACTTATGTTTATTGTAGGCCTGGGGTTCGCACTTTACTTGGGGATTGATAAGCTCTTCTTAAACCCAACAGGTCGTCTTATTACCCAAAAGCCGCAATTTTATATTGCGTTGACTGCCATGATCATTGGTACACAACTATTTCTGGCGGGCTTCATTGGAGAGATTATGGTTCGGTCCCGAAAAAATGATACCAGATACAACATCTCCGATAAAATTAACCTCTAG
- a CDS encoding ABC transporter ATP-binding protein encodes MNYFKKILQFARPYRRYGFLNIFFNILYALFSALSFAALIPMLDVLFKPQEKVLVEPVYEGFAKSKDYLQDYINYRITAYAGDEEMKALVLVIGLVLVLFLLKNAFNYLAMYFITFLRNGVLKDIRNKMYRKIMDLPISYFSEKRKGDVIARITSDVLEIQHSFLSILELIVREPLTIFFTILVMFGISTKLTIFVFVFIPVAGMIISRIGKSLKKKSDRVQREQGEFLSIVEETLGGLRVIKAFNSESRFYQTFKNSTTRFFHFSNSLLNRQNLASPTGEFLGILVIGILLWFGGKMVLVDKTLDASSFIAYMGLAYNILTPAKAISKASYGVKKGNAAAERVLEILESENPITDIDGAEDKTDFNSGIELKEVGFKYEDDYILKNFNLKVDKGKTVALVGQSGSGKSTVANLVTRFYDVNKGEILIDGTNIKHITKKSLRGLMGLVTQDSILFNDSVKNNIALGKENATMDEIVEAAKVANAHDFITELPNGYDTNIGDSGNKLSGGQKQRLSIARAVLKNPPIMILDEATSALDTESERLVQDALEKMMQNRTSIVIAHRLSTIQNANSIVVMSKGEIVEQGTHEELMKSAKSYKKLVEMQSFAS; translated from the coding sequence ATGAACTACTTTAAAAAGATTCTCCAATTTGCGAGACCATACCGCAGATATGGATTTTTGAACATTTTCTTTAATATTTTATATGCGCTTTTCAGTGCATTGTCCTTTGCTGCTTTGATTCCCATGCTGGATGTGCTCTTTAAACCACAAGAGAAGGTGCTTGTGGAACCAGTTTACGAAGGCTTCGCCAAATCAAAGGATTACCTACAAGACTACATCAACTATCGAATTACGGCGTATGCTGGGGACGAGGAAATGAAAGCCTTGGTCTTGGTCATAGGTCTGGTACTAGTACTTTTCTTGTTGAAAAATGCCTTTAACTACTTGGCCATGTACTTTATTACCTTTTTGCGTAATGGAGTACTCAAGGATATCCGAAACAAGATGTACCGGAAGATTATGGACCTACCCATCTCCTATTTCTCGGAAAAAAGAAAGGGAGATGTCATTGCCAGAATTACTTCCGATGTTTTAGAAATACAACATTCCTTTCTGTCCATTTTAGAATTGATCGTTCGAGAACCTTTGACCATCTTTTTCACCATATTGGTCATGTTCGGGATAAGCACAAAGCTTACCATCTTCGTTTTTGTTTTTATCCCAGTAGCGGGAATGATTATTTCCCGAATTGGTAAATCGCTGAAAAAGAAATCGGATAGAGTACAAAGAGAACAGGGTGAATTCCTTTCCATCGTGGAAGAAACTTTGGGTGGACTTCGTGTAATCAAAGCTTTTAATTCAGAATCCAGGTTTTATCAAACTTTCAAAAATTCAACAACACGTTTTTTCCATTTCTCCAATTCCTTATTGAACAGACAAAACTTAGCCTCGCCTACGGGAGAGTTTTTGGGAATTCTGGTTATAGGCATTTTATTGTGGTTTGGCGGTAAAATGGTTTTGGTGGACAAAACTTTGGATGCCTCTTCCTTTATTGCTTATATGGGGTTGGCCTATAACATCCTAACCCCCGCAAAAGCCATCAGTAAGGCATCCTATGGTGTTAAAAAAGGAAACGCTGCTGCCGAGCGTGTTTTGGAAATACTCGAATCCGAAAACCCCATCACCGATATTGATGGAGCTGAAGATAAAACGGATTTTAATTCAGGTATTGAATTGAAAGAAGTCGGTTTCAAATATGAAGACGATTATATTCTGAAAAATTTCAACCTAAAGGTTGATAAAGGGAAGACTGTTGCCTTGGTGGGACAATCCGGTAGCGGCAAAAGCACCGTGGCCAATTTGGTTACCCGTTTTTACGATGTCAATAAAGGAGAAATACTGATTGACGGCACCAACATCAAACACATTACCAAAAAGTCGTTGCGCGGACTCATGGGGTTGGTAACTCAGGACTCCATTCTTTTCAACGATTCCGTAAAGAACAACATTGCTTTGGGCAAGGAAAATGCTACTATGGATGAAATTGTGGAAGCTGCCAAAGTGGCCAACGCTCATGATTTTATCACAGAGCTGCCCAATGGCTACGATACCAATATTGGAGATAGTGGAAATAAATTAAGTGGTGGACAAAAACAACGTTTGTCCATTGCACGTGCCGTGCTCAAAAACCCACCCATTATGATTTTGGACGAAGCCACCTCGGCTTTGGACACCGAAAGCGAACGATTGGTGCAAGATGCTTTGGAGAAAATGATGCAAAACCGCACTTCCATTGTAATTGCCCATCGACTATCCACCATTCAAAATGCAAATTCCATAGTGGTGATGAGCAAAGGCGAAATTGTGGAACAAGGCACCCATGAAGAACTGATGAAGTCTGCAAAAAGCTACAAAAAACTGGTGGAGATGCAGTCGTTTGCTTCGTAA
- a CDS encoding WD40/YVTN/BNR-like repeat-containing protein — translation MRSIISFSMALVLLSCAGEPKQKPFQSVTVTPVFEDSVSIRAITFLDSRTLAFAGSNGVYGTVDVNSHKVRANVQIFDSIQPHFRAVGHTSSDFFMLSVESPALLYKTGDQGKMELVYTEDGEGVFYDSLAFWNDTEGIAVGDTVDGCLSIIVTRDGGTSWTKLACSDLPEGIEDEGAFAASNSNIAVQGNKVWIGTTEGRIYYSSDKGMTWEIQETPIVSKEPTQGIYSLDFFDENTGFAIGGDYTQPGSNRANKIKTVDGGKTWQLVANGLEPGYKSCVQFVPNSGGKDLVAVGFTGVSYSFDGGESWQQLSEASFYTLRFLNDSTAYAAGKNRIAQLVFK, via the coding sequence ATGAGGTCAATCATTTCCTTTTCAATGGCTCTTGTATTGCTTTCCTGCGCCGGGGAGCCAAAACAAAAGCCCTTTCAATCTGTTACAGTAACACCTGTTTTTGAAGACTCCGTAAGTATACGGGCGATTACCTTTTTGGATAGCAGAACGTTGGCATTTGCAGGGAGCAATGGAGTTTATGGCACTGTTGATGTTAATTCGCACAAGGTTAGGGCAAATGTTCAGATATTTGATTCCATTCAACCACATTTTAGGGCCGTAGGCCATACTTCAAGCGATTTTTTCATGCTTTCGGTGGAAAGCCCTGCTTTATTGTACAAAACAGGCGACCAAGGAAAGATGGAATTGGTATATACGGAAGACGGGGAAGGTGTTTTTTACGATAGCCTTGCTTTTTGGAACGATACTGAGGGCATTGCTGTGGGCGATACGGTAGATGGTTGCCTTTCCATCATTGTTACAAGGGATGGTGGCACTTCTTGGACAAAATTGGCCTGTTCTGATTTGCCTGAGGGTATTGAGGACGAAGGTGCTTTTGCTGCCAGTAACAGCAATATTGCCGTGCAGGGAAATAAAGTTTGGATTGGCACCACGGAAGGAAGAATTTACTATTCAAGCGATAAGGGAATGACTTGGGAAATACAGGAAACCCCAATTGTTTCCAAAGAACCAACCCAAGGTATTTACTCGTTGGACTTTTTTGATGAAAACACAGGTTTTGCTATTGGAGGGGATTACACCCAACCAGGATCTAACAGGGCGAATAAAATAAAAACGGTTGATGGCGGTAAAACCTGGCAATTGGTTGCTAATGGGTTGGAACCGGGATATAAAAGTTGTGTGCAGTTTGTTCCGAATTCTGGTGGCAAGGATTTGGTGGCTGTTGGATTTACAGGAGTTTCCTATTCTTTTGATGGTGGTGAAAGCTGGCAACAATTAAGTGAAGCGTCTTTTTATACCCTTCGCTTTTTAAACGACTCGACTGCATACGCTGCGGGAAAAAACAGGATTGCACAATTGGTATTCAAATAA
- a CDS encoding phospho-sugar mutase, with protein sequence MDSITATAQTWLTDFFDEDTKKEIKHLIENDPEELKERFYKDLEFGTGGMRGVMGVGTNRINKYTLGKNTQGLSNYLKKSYTDNDLRVVIAYDCRHNSKSLAKTVAEVFSANGIRVHLFSDLRTTPELSYAVKHIGCHAGIVLTASHNPPEYNGYKVYWADGGQIVPPQDGEIIAEINALSFEDIKFDKDENLIHLIDEDVDEAFFDASVKNGSFDAKGKDNFKIVFTSLHGTSITAIPEVLKRAGYKNVTIIEEQAKPDGDFPTVESPNPEEPEALSMAIKKAEEIGADMVVGTDPDSDRLGIAVRNLDGKIELLNGNQTMVLMTKFLLDQYKEEGFKGNEFIATTIVSTPMMQQMAKSYGVEFKTALTGFKWIGKMIKDFPNSRFIGGGEESFGYMVGDFVRDKDAVTATLLACEIAASAKANGSSFYKDLIDAYVEFGFYKEKLISITKKGMSGAEEIKQMLKDFKENPVNSVQGSKLLYIEDYNTSIVKNVQTGEEFTLHLPKSNVLIYETEDGTRIAARPSGTEPKVKFYISTNAKLDKAADYKSVNSQLDTKIEGIISELNL encoded by the coding sequence ATGGATTCCATTACAGCTACAGCGCAAACTTGGTTGACCGATTTTTTTGACGAAGACACAAAGAAGGAAATCAAACATCTTATAGAAAACGACCCTGAAGAGCTCAAGGAACGTTTTTATAAGGATTTAGAGTTTGGTACCGGGGGCATGCGCGGTGTAATGGGTGTTGGCACCAATAGAATAAATAAGTACACCTTGGGCAAAAATACCCAAGGCCTTAGCAATTATCTTAAAAAATCCTACACGGACAATGATCTTAGGGTTGTAATTGCCTACGATTGCAGACACAATTCTAAATCTTTGGCAAAAACGGTGGCAGAGGTTTTTTCCGCGAACGGAATTCGAGTTCATCTGTTTTCCGATTTAAGAACAACCCCCGAGCTTTCTTATGCCGTAAAGCATATAGGCTGTCATGCAGGGATTGTTTTAACAGCTTCCCACAACCCACCGGAATACAACGGATACAAAGTATATTGGGCCGATGGTGGACAGATTGTGCCTCCGCAGGATGGAGAAATTATAGCGGAAATCAATGCGCTATCTTTTGAGGATATCAAATTTGATAAAGATGAAAATCTGATACATTTAATTGATGAAGATGTGGACGAAGCCTTTTTTGATGCATCTGTAAAAAATGGAAGTTTTGATGCCAAGGGGAAGGACAATTTTAAAATCGTCTTCACTTCCTTGCACGGAACCTCCATTACCGCCATTCCAGAAGTATTGAAACGAGCAGGTTACAAAAACGTCACCATTATTGAGGAGCAAGCTAAACCGGATGGGGATTTCCCGACTGTAGAATCTCCAAACCCTGAAGAACCAGAAGCATTGTCCATGGCCATAAAAAAAGCCGAGGAGATTGGTGCGGACATGGTGGTGGGCACCGACCCCGATAGTGACCGTTTGGGAATCGCAGTGCGCAACTTGGATGGTAAAATAGAACTACTGAACGGGAACCAGACCATGGTCCTCATGACAAAATTTCTTTTGGACCAATACAAGGAAGAAGGATTCAAGGGCAACGAATTTATTGCTACGACCATTGTTTCCACCCCAATGATGCAACAAATGGCAAAATCGTACGGTGTGGAGTTTAAAACAGCGTTGACGGGCTTTAAATGGATCGGCAAAATGATCAAGGATTTTCCCAACTCCCGATTTATTGGCGGTGGCGAGGAAAGTTTTGGATATATGGTCGGAGACTTTGTACGAGATAAAGATGCAGTCACCGCTACCCTATTGGCCTGCGAAATCGCTGCCAGCGCCAAAGCCAATGGAAGCTCTTTTTACAAAGATTTGATTGATGCCTACGTAGAATTTGGTTTTTATAAGGAAAAACTCATCTCCATCACCAAAAAAGGAATGAGCGGAGCAGAAGAAATCAAACAAATGCTGAAAGATTTTAAAGAAAATCCAGTAAACAGCGTTCAAGGTTCAAAACTGCTCTACATTGAAGATTACAATACCTCCATTGTAAAAAATGTACAGACAGGTGAAGAGTTTACGCTTCATTTGCCAAAATCCAATGTATTGATTTACGAAACGGAGGATGGCACCCGAATTGCCGCTCGACCTAGTGGAACAGAACCCAAAGTAAAGTTTTACATCAGTACAAATGCAAAATTGGACAAGGCAGCGGATTATAAATCCGTAAATTCGCAGTTGGATACCAAAATAGAAGGTATCATTTCTGAGCTGAATTTATAA
- a CDS encoding SDR family oxidoreductase: protein MDTKKVWLITGASKGLGLTMVKKLLDNGYKVAATSRNLSALESAVGQHIDFLPLQVDLISEESVESGISKVLDTFGRIDVVVNNAGYGQNGTLEELTDEESRQNFDVNVFGMLNVIRKAMPHLRKQQSGHIFNIASIAGMVANFPGFGIYCATKFAVVGLTEALSAEAKLFGINATVVYPGYFRTEFLSDESLRLAKNKMDIYAPARESERLHKEEIAGNQPGDPKKAAEVIIEVAESKTPTLHLFLGSDSYAMAQDKLKSLETILESNKVLSHSTDFKN, encoded by the coding sequence ATGGACACTAAAAAAGTATGGTTGATCACAGGAGCCTCAAAAGGGTTGGGGCTAACAATGGTAAAAAAGCTACTGGACAATGGATACAAGGTAGCAGCAACTTCAAGAAATTTAAGTGCTTTGGAAAGTGCGGTAGGCCAACATATCGATTTCTTGCCCCTTCAAGTGGATTTGATTAGTGAAGAAAGTGTTGAATCTGGTATTTCCAAGGTGTTGGACACATTTGGCCGCATTGATGTGGTAGTGAACAATGCAGGTTACGGCCAAAATGGAACATTGGAGGAGTTGACCGATGAAGAATCGCGACAAAACTTTGATGTCAATGTTTTTGGTATGCTGAACGTAATTAGAAAAGCAATGCCGCATTTGAGAAAACAACAATCGGGGCATATTTTCAACATTGCCTCCATTGCAGGTATGGTAGCGAACTTTCCTGGGTTTGGCATTTACTGCGCCACAAAATTTGCCGTAGTTGGGCTCACGGAAGCACTTTCAGCGGAAGCAAAATTATTTGGAATAAATGCCACGGTAGTATATCCCGGATATTTCCGTACCGAGTTTTTGTCCGATGAATCCCTGCGCTTAGCTAAAAACAAAATGGATATTTATGCCCCAGCCCGTGAGTCGGAACGCTTGCACAAGGAAGAAATTGCCGGAAACCAACCAGGTGATCCTAAAAAAGCCGCAGAGGTAATAATTGAGGTTGCCGAAAGCAAAACCCCTACCCTACATTTGTTCTTGGGCAGCGACTCGTATGCTATGGCACAAGATAAATTGAAATCCTTGGAAACCATATTGGAAAGTAACAAGGTGTTGAGTCATTCCACAGATTTTAAAAATTAA
- a CDS encoding RsmB/NOP family class I SAM-dependent RNA methyltransferase gives MRLHRNLVFAVIDALHMIFNEGEYADKVIEKVLRYDKRWGARDRGFIAETTYDIVRWKRLYSEIAEVHEPYSREHLFRLFGVWCVLRGVRIPDWKQLEGTPERRIKGKFDELSKIRKLRESIPDWMDELGEKSLGNELWTKEIAAQNQQADVILRTNTLKVPKPQLKNFLAKEDIATEFIEGYPDALKLVERKNVFVTQAFKDGLFEVQDASSQLVAPFLEVEPGQRVVDACAGAGGKTLHLASQMQNKGQLIALDIYESKLKKLKKRARRNGVHNVETRAIDSTKVIKKLYNSADRLLLDAPCSGLGVIKRNPDSKWKLEPEFVDRIMGVQQDILQNYSKMVKKDGQMVYATCSILPQENSEQVKKFLESENGKDFEFVRERNVFASETGFDGFYMALLAKR, from the coding sequence ATGCGTTTACACAGAAACTTGGTATTTGCCGTAATTGATGCCCTTCACATGATTTTTAATGAGGGGGAATATGCTGATAAAGTGATTGAAAAAGTACTGCGTTACGATAAACGCTGGGGGGCTAGAGACCGTGGATTTATCGCAGAGACCACATACGATATAGTTCGATGGAAACGCCTATATTCTGAAATTGCAGAAGTGCACGAGCCTTACAGTCGTGAACATTTGTTCCGTTTGTTCGGGGTTTGGTGCGTGCTACGTGGTGTCCGAATCCCCGATTGGAAACAACTGGAAGGCACACCAGAACGCCGTATAAAAGGTAAGTTTGATGAATTGTCCAAAATCCGAAAGCTTAGGGAATCCATTCCTGATTGGATGGACGAACTTGGGGAAAAATCGCTGGGCAATGAGCTTTGGACCAAAGAAATTGCCGCCCAAAATCAACAAGCCGATGTTATTTTGCGAACCAATACACTAAAGGTTCCAAAGCCCCAGCTAAAGAATTTTTTGGCCAAGGAGGATATAGCTACGGAATTTATAGAAGGTTACCCCGATGCATTAAAGCTAGTGGAACGCAAGAATGTTTTTGTAACCCAAGCCTTTAAAGATGGGCTGTTCGAAGTGCAAGATGCCTCTTCCCAATTGGTGGCTCCATTTTTAGAAGTTGAACCGGGACAACGGGTTGTGGATGCATGCGCCGGTGCAGGTGGTAAAACGCTACACTTAGCCTCACAAATGCAAAACAAAGGCCAATTGATTGCTTTGGACATTTATGAAAGTAAATTGAAGAAGCTCAAAAAAAGGGCCAGACGGAATGGTGTGCACAATGTGGAAACTAGAGCGATTGATTCCACCAAAGTGATCAAAAAACTATATAATAGCGCAGACCGTTTATTGTTGGATGCACCCTGTTCAGGATTAGGGGTCATCAAAAGAAACCCTGACTCCAAATGGAAATTGGAACCTGAATTTGTGGACCGTATTATGGGGGTACAGCAAGATATTCTCCAGAATTACAGCAAAATGGTAAAAAAAGATGGACAGATGGTCTATGCTACCTGTTCCATACTTCCACAGGAAAACTCAGAACAAGTCAAAAAGTTTTTGGAGTCCGAAAACGGGAAAGACTTTGAGTTTGTAAGAGAACGTAATGTTTTTGCTTCAGAAACTGGCTTTGATGGGTTTTATATGGCGTTGCTGGCCAAACGTTAA
- a CDS encoding helix-turn-helix domain-containing protein, which produces MHTFNTLSEFHKFCDLPKPEHPLVSLIDYSQVEYKTTESEIHWMQNFYSIGLKRDIQAKVRYGQQEYDFDEGLLTFIGPKQVLQFELLPSKMKASGWLLLIHPDFLWHTPLARTIKNYDFFGYAINEALFLSEKEEKTITEILLNVQQEYQSNIDKFSQNIIIAQIELLLNYAERYYQRQFITRKINNHEILVRLEELLNTYFNGEEVINKGIPTVQYVANTLNVSSNYLSGLLKVLTGQTTQQHIHEKLIEKAKEKLSTTKLSVSEIAFALGFEHSQSFSKLFKSKTMQSPMAFRTSFN; this is translated from the coding sequence ATGCACACATTCAATACGCTTAGCGAGTTCCATAAGTTTTGTGACCTACCCAAACCGGAGCACCCCCTGGTGAGTCTTATAGATTATAGCCAAGTGGAATACAAAACCACCGAAAGTGAAATCCATTGGATGCAAAACTTCTACTCAATTGGTTTGAAACGGGACATTCAAGCCAAAGTCCGATACGGCCAGCAGGAATATGATTTTGATGAAGGGTTACTTACTTTTATTGGCCCAAAACAAGTTCTTCAGTTTGAATTATTACCTTCCAAAATGAAAGCTTCAGGATGGTTATTGCTCATACATCCTGATTTTTTATGGCACACTCCATTGGCAAGAACCATCAAGAATTATGATTTTTTTGGTTATGCTATCAATGAGGCTCTTTTTCTATCCGAGAAGGAAGAAAAGACCATCACCGAAATATTGTTGAACGTTCAACAAGAGTATCAATCCAACATTGACAAATTCAGTCAGAACATCATTATTGCCCAAATCGAATTATTGCTTAACTATGCAGAGCGGTATTACCAAAGACAGTTCATCACAAGAAAAATCAATAATCACGAGATATTGGTTCGATTGGAGGAGCTCCTTAACACGTATTTCAATGGCGAGGAGGTCATCAACAAGGGAATTCCTACGGTCCAATATGTAGCAAACACATTGAATGTATCCTCCAACTATTTAAGCGGTCTTCTTAAGGTGTTGACCGGACAAACCACCCAACAGCACATTCATGAAAAATTGATAGAGAAGGCCAAAGAGAAACTGTCTACCACAAAACTTTCAGTAAGTGAAATTGCTTTTGCCCTTGGGTTTGAGCATTCCCAATCCTTTAGTAAACTCTTTAAGAGTAAAACAATGCAATCACCAATGGCCTTCCGCACCTCTTTCAATTGA